The Carnobacterium divergens nucleotide sequence ATGGATTAGATGCAAATAACTATCCACATTTGCCAGTCATCGATACGCAAGAAACCTTTTCGTTGCCAATTAATTTATTTAAACAAGTTATTGGACAAACGGTTATTGCTATTTCAACTCATGAAAGTCGCCCTATTTTAACGGGGGTTAATATGGTCATTGAAAATGGCAAATTGCTAGCAGTGGCTACCGACAGTCATCGTTTAAGTCAACGAATTATTCCACTTGAAGTAAGCTCAGCATTAGCAGATCAAAAATACAACATTATCATTCCAGGAAAAAGTTTGATTGAATTGTCAAGAACGTTAGATGAACGTCATGAAAACATTGAAATGATGATTACAGAAAATCAAGTTTTATTTAAAACTGAAAATATGTATTTCTATTCTCGCTTGTTAGAAGGGTATTACCCAGATACAGCTCGTTTGATTCCTGAATCTGCTGCAACAGAAATTGTTTTTAACGCAAGCTCATTATTAGGTTCCATTGAACGCGCGTCATTGCTATCTCACGAAGGAAAAAATAACGTTGTTAAAATTTCAATTTCACCTGAATTAGTTGAGATTTCTGGAAATTCGCCAGATGTTGGGAATGTAAAAGAAGAATTAGCTTATATTTCAGTTGAAGGTGAGTCGATTGATTTATCGTTCAATCCAGATTATATGAAAGATGCTTTAAGAACTTTTGGTCAAACGGATATCCGAATTAAATTTACATCACCTGTTCGTCCCTTTATTTTGGTTCCAAGTGAAGACAATCAGAACTTTATCCAATTGATTACTCCAGTTCGTACATTTTAAAAATAATTAAAAATCTTCATTTTCTGAATTTTTATTTGGAAAATGGGGATTTTTTACATATCATCAATTAAAATAGCCCTTATTTTTCGTTTTAAGCTTTTTTTGATGGTTTAAGGTCTTTTTGAGTTTTTCGAACAAAATGCGAATAACCTATGAAAATTCCCTAATTTATTTGTAAAGTCGTTAAAAAAAGAGTATAATGTTCTTATACAGATTAAAAAAATTGCGTGGATTGGCAGACCATCCACGCTTATTTTATTGAAAAGCAGGTGAATCAAGTGAAACAAGCCGTTTTAATTGATAGTGAATTCATTACACTGGGCAAACTTTTAAAGCATATCGATGTAATTAGCAGTGGTGGGATGGCAAAGTGGTATTTAGCTGAGCACACTGTTTTATTGGATAATGAAATTGAAAATCGTCGAGGAAAGAAAATTTATCCAGGATCAGTAGTTGAAATTCCAGAAGTCGGCAGCTTTTTTGTACAATCAGAAAAAGTGACGACCGAGGAAGAACTGTAATGCATTTAGAAGAAATTAAATTAGCTAATTATCGCAATTATGAAACAGCTGATGTGTCCTTTTCAGAAGGAATCAATGTTTTTCTTGGAGAAAATGCCCAAGGAAAAACGAATTTGATGGAGGCCATCTATGTTTTAGCAATGACAAGAAGTCATCGGACTTCAAATGATAAAGAGTTAATTCACTGGCAAGAAGACTTTG carries:
- the yaaA gene encoding S4 domain-containing protein YaaA produces the protein MKQAVLIDSEFITLGKLLKHIDVISSGGMAKWYLAEHTVLLDNEIENRRGKKIYPGSVVEIPEVGSFFVQSEKVTTEEEL
- the dnaN gene encoding DNA polymerase III subunit beta, whose product is MKFSIKRSEFLKSLADVQRAISSRTTIPILTGIKIQASEEGLTLTGSDSDISIEAFIPVEDEKNNLTIDQAGSIVLQARFFSEIVKKLPDEMMQIEVLDHFQTLITSANASFTVNGLDANNYPHLPVIDTQETFSLPINLFKQVIGQTVIAISTHESRPILTGVNMVIENGKLLAVATDSHRLSQRIIPLEVSSALADQKYNIIIPGKSLIELSRTLDERHENIEMMITENQVLFKTENMYFYSRLLEGYYPDTARLIPESAATEIVFNASSLLGSIERASLLSHEGKNNVVKISISPELVEISGNSPDVGNVKEELAYISVEGESIDLSFNPDYMKDALRTFGQTDIRIKFTSPVRPFILVPSEDNQNFIQLITPVRTF